Proteins found in one Angustibacter sp. Root456 genomic segment:
- a CDS encoding CTP synthase produces MAQTKHIFVTGGVASSLGKGLTASSLGLLLRSRGIRVTMQKLDPYLNVDPGTMNPFQHGEVFVTDDGAETDLDIGHYERFLDRGLSASANVTTGQIYSEVIAKERRGEYLGDTVQVIPHITNEIKRRMRAQASSDVDVIITEIGGTVGDIESLPFLEAARQVRHDVGRDNVFFLHVSLVPYLAPSGELKTKPTQHSVAALRQVGIQPDALVVRSDRPVPPEMKRKISLMCDVDTEAVANAVDAPSIYDIPKVLHREGLDAYIVRRLGLAFRDVDWTDWDRLLQRVHEPEHEVEIALVGKYIDLPDAYLSVTEALRAGGFDQDAKVRLRWVASDECATPEGAQRALGGVDAVCVPGGFGVRGIEGKLGALRWSREHQVPTLGLCLGLQCMVIEYARNKADMPGASSTEFEADSRYPVIATMEEQKAIVEGEGDLGGTMRLGLYPAKLVEGSVVAEAYGRTHVEERHRHRYEVNNAYRGELEEAGLVFSGTSPDGGLVEFVELPREVHPYYVSTQAHPEFLSRPNRAHPLFAGLVRAAVDAQRAARLVEVERHREHVAATA; encoded by the coding sequence GTGGCGCAGACGAAACACATCTTCGTGACCGGCGGCGTGGCCTCCTCCTTGGGCAAGGGCCTGACCGCATCGAGCCTCGGACTCCTGCTCCGTTCACGCGGTATCCGCGTGACGATGCAGAAGCTCGACCCCTACCTGAACGTCGACCCCGGCACGATGAACCCGTTCCAGCACGGGGAGGTGTTCGTCACCGACGACGGCGCCGAGACCGACCTCGACATCGGTCACTACGAGCGCTTCCTGGATCGCGGGCTGTCGGCCAGCGCCAACGTCACGACCGGGCAGATCTACAGCGAGGTCATCGCCAAGGAGCGCCGTGGCGAGTACCTCGGCGACACCGTGCAGGTGATCCCGCACATCACCAACGAGATCAAGCGCCGCATGCGGGCGCAGGCGAGCTCGGACGTCGACGTGATCATCACCGAGATCGGCGGCACGGTCGGCGACATCGAGTCGCTGCCGTTCCTCGAGGCCGCGCGCCAGGTGCGCCACGACGTGGGGCGCGACAACGTGTTCTTCCTGCACGTCTCGCTCGTGCCGTACCTCGCGCCGTCCGGTGAGCTGAAGACCAAGCCGACGCAGCACTCGGTGGCCGCGCTGCGCCAGGTCGGCATCCAGCCCGACGCGCTCGTGGTGCGCAGCGACCGGCCGGTGCCCCCGGAGATGAAGCGCAAGATCTCCCTCATGTGCGACGTCGACACCGAGGCCGTGGCCAACGCCGTCGACGCGCCGTCGATCTACGACATCCCGAAGGTGCTGCACCGCGAGGGCCTGGACGCCTACATCGTGCGCCGGCTCGGTCTGGCCTTCCGCGACGTCGACTGGACCGACTGGGACCGGCTGCTGCAGCGGGTGCACGAGCCCGAGCACGAGGTCGAGATCGCCCTCGTCGGCAAGTACATCGACCTGCCGGATGCCTACCTGTCCGTCACCGAGGCGCTGCGCGCGGGGGGCTTCGACCAGGACGCCAAGGTGCGGCTGCGCTGGGTCGCGTCCGACGAGTGCGCGACGCCGGAGGGGGCGCAGCGGGCGCTCGGCGGCGTCGATGCCGTGTGCGTGCCGGGCGGGTTCGGCGTGCGCGGCATCGAGGGCAAGCTCGGCGCCCTGCGCTGGTCGCGCGAGCACCAGGTGCCGACGCTGGGCCTGTGCCTCGGCCTGCAGTGCATGGTGATCGAGTACGCGCGGAACAAGGCCGACATGCCCGGCGCCTCGTCGACGGAGTTCGAGGCGGACTCGCGCTACCCGGTGATCGCCACGATGGAGGAGCAGAAGGCCATCGTGGAGGGTGAGGGCGACCTGGGCGGCACGATGCGCCTGGGCCTGTACCCCGCGAAGCTGGTCGAGGGCTCCGTGGTCGCCGAGGCCTACGGGCGCACCCACGTCGAGGAGCGACACCGCCACCGGTACGAGGTCAACAACGCCTACCGCGGCGAGCTCGAGGAGGCCGGGCTGGTCTTCTCCGGGACGTCTCCGGACGGCGGGCTGGTGGAGTTCGTCGAGCTGCCGCGTGAGGTGCACCCGTACTACGTGTCGACGCAGGCGCACCCGGAGTTCCTCTCGCGCCCGAACCGCGCCCACCCGCTGTTCGCGGGCCTGGTGCGGGCCGCCGTCGACGCCCAGCGCGCCGCCCGGCTCGTCGAGGTCGAGCGGCACCGCGAGCACGTCGCCGCCACCGCATGA
- a CDS encoding glycosyltransferase: protein MGRERTGATARPLPRVLLLLGTSGGGVGRHVRALAASLVEAGAVVHVAAPAAVGEEFDFTGAGAGFTPVEIRERPHPRGDLKVVGTLSRLAEDVDVVHAHGLRAGGLAVLALRRSSVPLAVTLHNALLAQGVGGSPVRAAYAVLERLVARGADVTLGVSADLEVRLRELGARDVRHAVVPAPAALAARATPEQARDALGLRDEAVVLCVARLAEQKGLPLLLDATQALAADPTLGRPLVVLVAGDGPLRDRLAARIEADALPVRLLGWRDDVGDLLTMADVVVSSAVWEGQPIAVQQALQAGAAVVATDVGGTAEVTGDAALLVPGGDAAALAAGVRRLLVDPGARAELRARARSRAAELPDDAAACDAALRVYDDLRRTGRST from the coding sequence GTGGGCCGCGAGCGCACCGGCGCGACTGCGCGGCCGCTGCCGCGGGTGCTGCTGCTGCTGGGCACCAGCGGTGGGGGAGTCGGCCGCCACGTGCGCGCCCTCGCGGCGTCCCTCGTGGAGGCCGGTGCCGTGGTGCACGTGGCCGCCCCAGCCGCCGTCGGCGAGGAGTTCGACTTCACCGGCGCGGGGGCCGGGTTCACGCCCGTCGAGATCCGCGAGCGGCCGCACCCGCGTGGTGACCTGAAGGTCGTCGGCACCCTCAGCCGACTGGCCGAAGACGTCGACGTCGTGCACGCGCACGGCCTGCGCGCGGGGGGCCTCGCGGTGCTGGCGCTGCGGCGCAGCAGCGTCCCGCTGGCGGTGACCCTGCACAACGCGCTGCTGGCGCAGGGCGTCGGCGGCAGCCCGGTGCGGGCCGCCTACGCGGTGCTCGAGCGGCTGGTGGCCCGCGGCGCCGACGTCACGCTCGGCGTGTCCGCCGACCTGGAGGTGCGGCTGCGCGAGCTGGGCGCCCGCGACGTCCGGCACGCCGTGGTGCCGGCACCTGCGGCCCTGGCGGCGCGGGCCACGCCCGAGCAGGCCCGCGACGCACTGGGGCTGCGCGACGAGGCCGTGGTGCTGTGCGTGGCGCGGCTCGCCGAGCAGAAGGGGTTGCCCCTGCTGCTCGACGCGACCCAGGCGCTGGCTGCCGATCCCACGCTGGGCCGTCCCCTGGTCGTGCTCGTCGCCGGCGACGGCCCGCTGCGGGACCGGCTCGCGGCCCGGATCGAGGCCGACGCGCTGCCCGTGCGGCTGCTCGGCTGGCGCGACGACGTCGGTGACCTGCTCACCATGGCCGACGTGGTCGTGTCGTCCGCCGTGTGGGAGGGCCAGCCGATCGCCGTCCAGCAGGCGTTGCAGGCCGGGGCCGCCGTGGTGGCGACCGACGTGGGCGGCACGGCGGAGGTCACGGGGGACGCTGCGCTGCTCGTGCCGGGCGGGGACGCCGCCGCGCTGGCGGCCGGCGTACGGCGGCTGCTCGTCGACCCGGGGGCGCGCGCGGAGCTGCGCGCACGAGCACGCAGCCGGGCCGCGGAGCTGCCCGACGACGCCGCGGCGTGCGACGCGGCCCTGCGGGTCTACGACGACCTGCGCCGCACCGGCCGTTCGACCTAG
- the murJ gene encoding murein biosynthesis integral membrane protein MurJ, whose product MSGLPPRAGRLAAGVAGAAAAIAVLTLLSRVVGFGRWLVFSGTVGSSCVGSAYASANLVPNVLFEVVAGGALAASVVPVLSAAIVRGDRAAASRTASALLTWTVLVLTPVTLLVVALAGPITSVLLRADQCPGQGASAARMLVAFAPQIVLYGVGIVLTGVLQAHRRFIGPALAPLASSVVVIGVYLLFAATTHRPTGPASAAWLPDRGGELLLALGTTAGVVVLSLPLLVPAHRAGVRLRPTLRFDPGVASHARRLAAAGLAGLLAQQLLVLVTVRLSNGSGGAGALNVYQYVQAVYLLPYAVLAVPLATAAFPTLSGQVAAGDGAAYAGTLTRSMRVVVLVAVAGAAVLVASAPAVGQLFAVLDAGGAALSALPSALTAFAPGLVGFALIAHLGRALFAAGRATYAARVTVAGWLVAVVASLALVPVLAGTGERAATRTLLALGLASSLGMTVAGVLLLVGAARTQVAGTPVAPALAGSLPVLARVLLVAATGAVAGRLTTDRVTLDGVGGALVSGVLGSAVTAAVLGVGLWVTDRDDLRGLLRPGRTAGQVTGG is encoded by the coding sequence GTGAGCGGGCTGCCGCCGCGCGCCGGGCGCCTCGCGGCGGGCGTGGCCGGCGCAGCCGCCGCGATCGCCGTCCTCACGCTGCTGTCGCGGGTGGTGGGTTTCGGCCGCTGGCTGGTGTTCTCGGGCACCGTCGGCAGCTCGTGCGTCGGCTCGGCCTACGCCAGCGCCAACCTGGTGCCCAACGTGCTGTTCGAGGTGGTGGCCGGAGGGGCCCTGGCCGCGAGCGTGGTGCCGGTGCTGTCGGCGGCCATCGTGCGCGGCGACCGAGCCGCAGCCAGCCGGACGGCGTCCGCGCTGCTCACCTGGACCGTGCTGGTGCTGACGCCGGTGACGTTGCTCGTCGTGGCGCTCGCGGGCCCGATCACCAGCGTGCTCCTGCGCGCCGACCAGTGCCCGGGCCAGGGCGCGAGCGCGGCCCGCATGCTCGTGGCCTTCGCCCCGCAGATCGTGCTCTACGGCGTGGGGATCGTGCTCACGGGCGTGCTGCAAGCGCACCGGCGGTTCATCGGCCCGGCCCTGGCACCGCTGGCCTCGAGCGTCGTGGTGATCGGCGTGTACCTGCTCTTCGCCGCCACGACCCACCGTCCGACGGGGCCGGCGTCAGCGGCGTGGCTGCCCGATCGCGGTGGTGAGCTGTTGCTCGCGCTCGGCACGACGGCCGGTGTGGTCGTGCTGAGCCTGCCCCTGCTCGTGCCGGCGCACCGGGCCGGCGTCCGGCTGCGCCCGACGCTGCGCTTCGACCCCGGGGTCGCGTCGCACGCTCGCCGGCTGGCGGCCGCCGGGCTCGCCGGGCTGCTCGCCCAGCAGCTGCTCGTGCTCGTCACGGTGCGCCTGTCGAACGGCTCCGGTGGTGCGGGCGCGCTCAACGTCTACCAGTACGTGCAGGCGGTGTACCTGCTGCCGTACGCCGTGCTGGCCGTGCCGCTGGCCACGGCCGCCTTCCCGACGCTGTCGGGTCAGGTCGCCGCCGGGGACGGTGCGGCGTACGCGGGCACGCTCACGCGCTCGATGCGCGTGGTGGTGCTGGTCGCCGTGGCGGGCGCCGCGGTGCTGGTGGCCAGCGCCCCGGCGGTGGGCCAGCTGTTCGCCGTCCTCGACGCCGGAGGGGCCGCGCTGTCGGCGCTGCCGTCGGCGCTCACGGCGTTCGCGCCGGGCCTCGTGGGGTTCGCCCTCATCGCGCACCTGGGGCGGGCTCTGTTCGCGGCGGGCCGGGCGACGTACGCCGCCCGCGTCACCGTGGCCGGCTGGCTGGTCGCGGTGGTGGCCTCGCTCGCGCTCGTGCCGGTGCTCGCCGGCACCGGTGAGCGCGCCGCGACGCGCACGCTGCTGGCTCTCGGTCTGGCCAGCTCGCTGGGCATGACGGTGGCCGGGGTGCTGCTGCTGGTGGGCGCCGCGCGCACCCAGGTGGCCGGGACGCCGGTGGCACCCGCCCTCGCCGGCTCACTACCCGTGCTCGCGCGGGTGCTGCTCGTAGCGGCCACGGGCGCCGTGGCCGGGCGCCTCACCACCGATCGGGTGACCCTCGACGGTGTGGGGGGCGCGCTGGTGTCGGGTGTGCTGGGATCAGCAGTGACTGCGGCGGTGCTCGGCGTCGGACTGTGGGTCACCGACCGGGACGACCTGCGCGGGCTGCTGCGCCCCGGGCGGACGGCAGGTCAGGTCACCGGTGGCTGA
- a CDS encoding copper transporter, translated as MIDFRYHLVSIVAIFIALAVGIVLGAGPLQQQLGQTLTSQVSQLRADKADLRSQLDTQQHKIDAADEFATSVTADLVASRLGGRSVVLLLMPGADSAVADQITKTLQTAGAKINGRVKLAPSWADPAPGKVTFRDQLSSNLGPLVDSGADPAAPVNERMAAILAKALVVSSVTGADKASAQSSQALSGLREAGLLSVQGPEPAPATLVVAVAADPDTKTADDARKAVLGTLTTTLRVLDEASSGVVAVGSTESTEPIGLIGALRADRSVASKVSSVDDIALAMGRIAMVFALRQQMVGQAGQYGTGVGATAVLPPLPADVP; from the coding sequence GTGATCGACTTTCGGTACCACCTCGTCTCGATCGTGGCGATCTTCATCGCGCTCGCGGTTGGCATCGTGCTGGGCGCCGGCCCGCTGCAGCAGCAGCTGGGCCAGACGCTCACGAGCCAGGTCTCGCAGCTGCGGGCCGACAAGGCCGACCTGCGTAGCCAGCTCGACACCCAGCAGCACAAGATCGACGCCGCCGACGAGTTCGCGACGTCGGTGACCGCTGATCTCGTGGCCTCGCGCCTCGGCGGACGCTCGGTGGTGCTGCTGCTCATGCCGGGCGCCGACTCGGCGGTCGCGGACCAGATCACCAAGACGCTGCAGACGGCGGGGGCCAAGATCAACGGCCGGGTCAAGCTCGCGCCGTCGTGGGCCGACCCGGCACCGGGCAAGGTCACCTTCCGCGACCAGCTGTCGTCGAACCTCGGGCCGCTGGTCGACAGCGGCGCCGACCCGGCCGCGCCGGTGAACGAGCGGATGGCCGCGATCTTGGCCAAGGCGCTGGTCGTGTCGTCGGTGACCGGGGCCGACAAGGCGTCGGCGCAGAGCAGCCAGGCGCTCTCGGGCCTGCGCGAGGCGGGTCTGCTGAGCGTGCAGGGCCCCGAACCGGCGCCGGCGACGCTGGTCGTGGCCGTGGCGGCAGACCCCGACACCAAGACCGCCGACGACGCGCGCAAAGCCGTGCTCGGCACGCTGACGACGACGCTGCGCGTGCTCGACGAGGCCAGCAGCGGGGTCGTCGCAGTGGGATCCACCGAGAGCACCGAACCGATCGGCTTGATCGGCGCCCTGCGCGCCGACCGCTCGGTCGCGTCGAAGGTGTCGTCCGTCGACGACATCGCGCTGGCCATGGGGCGCATCGCCATGGTCTTCGCGCTGCGCCAGCAGATGGTGGGCCAGGCCGGCCAGTACGGCACCGGGGTCGGCGCGACGGCGGTGCTGCCTCCGCTTCCTGCGGACGTCCCGTGA
- the steA gene encoding putative cytokinetic ring protein SteA gives MRRLSLRSRAQATSAAGVVGVARVDGRTKNLTKRLQPGDVAVIDHLDIDTVAAEALVARRPGAVVNAASSTSGRYPNLGPEILLAAGIPLVDGVGREVMVAVQDGERVRVDGSDVYVGDDLVASGTRQTDETVAAAMEEARAGLAVQLEAFAANTMEYLRKERELLLDGVGVPDIRTDLEGRHVLVVVRGYHYKEDLQTLRHYVREYRPIIIGVDGGADAVLDAGLPLHLIVGDMDSVSDKALSSGAEIVVHAYRDGRAPGQERVERLGVEPVVFPATGTSEDVAMLLADDKGAELIVAVGTHATLVEFLDKGRAGMASTFLTRLRVGGKLIDAKGVSRLYRARISSWQVLLLLVCGLLALFVAMSVTPAGQAALGLGGARWDDIWSWIQGLF, from the coding sequence ATGCGTCGACTCTCCCTGCGTTCGCGCGCCCAGGCCACCTCGGCCGCGGGCGTCGTCGGCGTGGCCCGCGTCGACGGGCGCACCAAGAACCTCACCAAGCGGTTGCAGCCCGGCGACGTCGCGGTGATCGACCACCTCGACATCGACACCGTGGCCGCCGAAGCCCTCGTGGCGCGCCGCCCGGGCGCCGTGGTCAACGCGGCGAGCAGCACGAGCGGGCGCTACCCCAACCTCGGCCCTGAGATCCTGCTGGCGGCGGGCATCCCGCTGGTCGACGGCGTCGGCCGCGAGGTCATGGTCGCGGTGCAGGACGGCGAGCGCGTCCGCGTCGATGGCAGCGACGTCTACGTCGGCGACGACCTCGTCGCCTCGGGCACGCGGCAGACCGACGAGACGGTGGCCGCCGCCATGGAGGAGGCGCGCGCGGGGCTGGCGGTGCAGCTCGAGGCGTTCGCCGCCAACACCATGGAGTACCTGCGCAAGGAGCGCGAGCTGCTGCTCGACGGCGTGGGCGTGCCCGACATCCGCACCGACCTCGAGGGACGCCACGTGCTGGTGGTCGTGCGCGGCTACCACTACAAGGAAGACCTGCAGACGCTGCGCCACTACGTGCGCGAGTACCGGCCGATCATCATCGGCGTCGACGGCGGTGCCGACGCCGTGCTGGACGCCGGGCTGCCGCTGCACCTCATCGTCGGTGACATGGACTCGGTGTCCGACAAGGCGCTCTCCAGTGGGGCGGAGATCGTCGTGCACGCCTACCGCGACGGCCGCGCCCCCGGCCAGGAGCGCGTCGAGCGCCTCGGGGTCGAGCCGGTCGTGTTCCCCGCCACCGGCACCAGCGAGGACGTCGCGATGCTGCTGGCCGACGACAAGGGTGCGGAGCTGATCGTCGCGGTGGGCACCCACGCCACGCTCGTCGAGTTCCTCGACAAGGGCCGTGCCGGCATGGCCAGCACCTTCCTCACCCGGCTGCGGGTCGGGGGCAAGCTCATCGACGCCAAGGGCGTCAGCCGGCTCTACCGCGCCCGCATCTCGTCGTGGCAGGTGCTCCTGCTGCTCGTGTGCGGTCTGCTCGCACTGTTCGTCGCGATGTCGGTGACCCCGGCGGGCCAGGCCGCACTCGGCCTCGGTGGCGCCCGGTGGGACGACATCTGGTCGTGGATCCAGGGACTCTTCTGA
- the recN gene encoding DNA repair protein RecN, producing the protein MRIRSLGVISDAVLELDPGLTVVTGETGAGKTMVVTGLGLLLGARADAGAVRTGATQALVEGRVVIDPAGSVARAAEDAGAELDDDVLLLARTVTSAGRSRAHAGGRSVPVGVLGELASELVTVHGQSDQLRLLQPARQREALDRFAGHDALLAEHAAAYQQLRDVERELLDVTTHARERAEEAERLRLALHEVEALDPQPGEDHALRDEDSRLAHADALRTAAQQAHAALQGDTLDSLDTGGTGIGADATSLVAEARHRVESARDLDPALADLERRLSEIGYLLADVAGDLASYAAGIEADPARLTAVQERRAALTALVRRIEAVGGVEAEVADVDGVLAWAAWAASRLLQLDDGEGTVGRLRAERDRLRGDLGRLSAAVHASRADAGRRLAELVTAELAQLAMPQARVEVTLTQREDPEGIEVELPTESSEQRAATLVVHEHGVDEVELLLAPHSGAPLRPVARGASGGELSRVMLALEVVLAGADPVPTFVFDEVDAGVGGRAAIEIGRRLARLARSAQVIVVTHLPQVAAYADRHLVVVKSDDGAVTESGVRTLDDAERVAELARMLAGQEESQTARAHAQELREAALSDLAVVSRPRPS; encoded by the coding sequence ATGCGGATCCGCTCGCTCGGCGTCATCAGCGACGCCGTGCTCGAGCTCGATCCCGGCCTGACCGTCGTCACCGGCGAGACCGGCGCGGGCAAGACCATGGTGGTCACCGGGCTGGGCCTGCTGCTCGGTGCCCGCGCGGATGCCGGCGCGGTGCGCACGGGAGCGACGCAGGCGCTCGTCGAGGGCCGTGTGGTCATCGACCCCGCGGGCTCGGTCGCCCGGGCGGCCGAGGACGCCGGTGCCGAGCTCGACGACGACGTGCTGCTGCTGGCCCGCACCGTCACCTCGGCCGGGCGCTCGCGCGCGCACGCCGGTGGCCGTTCCGTGCCGGTCGGCGTGCTCGGTGAGCTGGCGAGCGAGCTCGTCACCGTGCACGGCCAGTCCGACCAGCTGCGGTTGCTGCAGCCGGCCCGACAGCGGGAGGCACTGGACCGGTTCGCCGGTCACGACGCGCTGCTGGCCGAGCACGCGGCGGCCTACCAGCAGCTGCGCGACGTCGAGCGCGAGCTGCTCGACGTCACGACCCACGCCCGCGAACGGGCCGAGGAGGCCGAGCGGTTGCGGCTCGCGCTGCACGAGGTGGAGGCTCTGGACCCCCAGCCCGGTGAGGACCACGCCCTGCGCGACGAGGACTCCCGACTCGCGCACGCCGACGCCCTGCGCACGGCGGCCCAGCAGGCGCACGCGGCGCTGCAGGGCGACACCCTCGACTCCCTCGATACGGGCGGCACCGGCATCGGCGCGGACGCCACGAGCCTGGTCGCCGAGGCACGACACCGGGTGGAGTCGGCCCGCGACCTCGATCCGGCGCTCGCCGACCTCGAGCGCCGACTGAGCGAGATCGGCTACCTGCTCGCCGACGTGGCGGGCGACCTGGCGTCGTACGCCGCCGGGATCGAGGCCGACCCGGCGCGGCTGACGGCCGTGCAGGAGCGCCGAGCGGCGCTGACGGCCCTCGTGCGCCGCATCGAGGCGGTCGGCGGGGTCGAGGCGGAGGTGGCGGACGTCGACGGCGTGCTCGCGTGGGCCGCGTGGGCGGCGTCGCGGCTGCTGCAGCTCGATGACGGCGAGGGTACGGTCGGCCGGCTGCGCGCCGAGCGTGACCGGTTGCGCGGCGACCTGGGCCGGCTGTCGGCCGCGGTGCACGCCTCCCGGGCCGACGCCGGTCGCCGGCTGGCCGAGCTGGTGACGGCCGAGCTGGCGCAGCTGGCGATGCCGCAGGCCCGCGTCGAGGTGACGCTCACGCAGCGCGAGGACCCCGAGGGCATCGAGGTCGAGCTTCCCACGGAGTCGAGTGAGCAGCGGGCCGCCACCCTGGTCGTCCACGAGCACGGTGTCGACGAGGTGGAGCTGCTCCTCGCCCCGCACAGCGGCGCCCCCCTGCGGCCGGTGGCCCGCGGGGCGTCCGGCGGTGAGCTCTCGCGCGTGATGCTCGCGCTGGAGGTCGTGCTGGCCGGCGCCGACCCCGTGCCGACGTTCGTGTTCGATGAGGTCGACGCCGGAGTCGGCGGTCGGGCGGCCATCGAGATCGGGCGCCGGCTCGCCCGGCTCGCGCGCTCGGCGCAGGTGATCGTCGTCACGCACCTGCCGCAGGTGGCCGCCTACGCGGACCGGCACCTCGTCGTGGTGAAGTCCGACGACGGCGCGGTCACCGAGAGCGGTGTGCGCACGCTCGACGACGCCGAGCGCGTGGCCGAGCTGGCTCGCATGCTGGCAGGGCAGGAGGAGTCGCAGACGGCTCGGGCGCACGCCCAGGAGCTGCGCGAAGCGGCCCTCTCCGACCTCGCCGTGGTCAGCCGGCCTCGACCGTCCTGA